Within Myxocyprinus asiaticus isolate MX2 ecotype Aquarium Trade chromosome 18, UBuf_Myxa_2, whole genome shotgun sequence, the genomic segment CGCCACCAGAGACTTCCTGAAAGACAGCTCAGAGGACTCATTATGTAGTTCTGATAGCCTAGAACAGATGAAGGCTATTTATAAAAGCTTCCTCAATAATCCTTACTGGTCCTTGCTGAGCTTGAATTCCTCTCAACCATATGCCGAGGAACAGCCTGCCAATAGCAGCGGTAGTAGCAGCAACAATAGTAGTCCAGGTCGCAACTCCATTGACTGGCACCAGTCTGCTATTGCAAAGACACTCCAACAGATGTCTCAGAAACAACCGATTGCACTTGAACCAAGTCTTTTCTCCACTGTACAGCTCTACCGCCAAAGCACTAAACTCTATGGATCCATCTTCACTGGAGCTAGCAAGTTCCACTGCAAAAGCTGTAGTGCATCATATGACACCCTACTTGATCTCACCGTTCACATGAACGAAACAGACCACTACAGTGATGACAACCATGAAGGTGCTAGCAAGGGCACCAAATCCTGGTCCAAGCCACGTAAGCGTTCTATTTTGGAGATGGAGGGCAAGGAAGATGCCCAGAAAGTCCTACGTTGTATGTACTGTGGGCACTCTTTTGAATCCTTGCAAGATCTCAGCGTACACATGATAAAGACAAAGCACTACCAAAAAGTACCTCTGAGAGAACCAAGAACAGTAATCGCTGCTAAAGTTGTCTCTTCTTTCAGAAAGAGAGTTTCGGTGGAGTTGGATATTGGAAAATCTCTGCAAACCACCGAGAAGAGAAGTCCATATGGAGGACAGGCCAGTGATATTTTACAGATGTATTCTGGACAGTCTTTCACCAACAAAGAAGACTCAATAAACCAGAAGGGTACTCCCCGTGGTATGCAACCAAAGTCTCAGAACTTCACATGTATGGAGTGTGGAATTTCACATGACTCCTTGCAGCAATTGAGTGCTCACATGATGTTGACCAGTCACTTTGTAAGAGTCAACCAATCATCAAAAAAGACAGACAAGCCCCTTTCAATACAAACAGTCTCAACTCCTCCCCCCAAAAATAAGCATAAGAGGGCTCAGTCCGGTATGCAAAGTTCCACTCCTCGCTCAGCAACAGGAATCAAGGACCCATCTTCTTGCCCGTCTCCAACGATTAAGGACAGCAAGAATAAGATGCAAGTAATATCATCCCTGAAAGACCACGATTGTAAAGCGTCTGCAAATGCAAGTGATGCCAAGGAGAAATTTGGCATGTCATCAAAATCTGATTACCTTACTGAAGGGGATCTTAAAGAGAGCCCTAaaatggattttgatattcttaaaTCACTGGAGAATACTGTCACTTTGGCCATTAACAAAGCACAGAGGGGCACCCCAAGCTGGGGGGGCTACCAAAGCATTCATGCAGCTTATCTGTTACAAAACCATCTGAAACCTCCTCTGCACAACTCACCTTTGAAACAATCAGCCAATGGGCAGGAAGTCCAGTCTTTAGGCAAAAGTCTACTGGTCACTCCAAACACTCAACCAAGTGCTCCCTCAACAGTTGATCACCATGCCATGGATGAATTGGAGAAGATggttacagaaaatgatgctgaaGTGGAGGAAGAAAGGAAAGACTTTAATGGACAGGGATCTGTGAAagggaaatcacttgcattaagCTCCCCAACTGAGGTCACTGTAGGTAACACAGTTGAGAAGAATACTCTGAAGCACACTCAAGACTTCCGAAAACCTCCCACCTCTGTTTCAGATCTGTATGATAATTCTTCTCTACAATCTGCACACCCTGAGCACAAACAACCCTCTGTCAGTCCTATAAGTGCCCTTCAGTCAGTTATGAATCTTCATCTGGGTAAAGCTGCCAAACCGGTGAGGCCTGTCCAGGACCCGATGAGTATGCTTCTCAGGATGAGCAACAGCATGGCGGAAAGGGCTGCACTGGCTGCTCCATCTGGACACTCAATGAAACTAAGCCAGTCACATTCCAACTGCCATGAAATTTATGGAGACCAACCGATAGACTTGTCCAAAGGCAAAACTGAACAGTGTCTTAAGGCTGCCACTCTCCCAGGCAAAGCATTGAGTTCCTCCCCATCTGTGAGTGAATCAGCTGCTTCAAAATTATTCACACCAGACAGTCCTTTGTGTGAAAATGCTCTCTCAGACATATCAGAAATGCTGCATAATCTGTCGGACTCTCAAGTTCTGAAGCCGCCAACACTTTTATGTAGGACAGAGCAGTCAGAAATTGAGGGCTCTCATACTTCAGATGATGCGGAAGATATGTCCGTGGTGTACAAACGTAAAGGTAGGCAGTCACACTGGAAACCCCAGCATTTGCGGATTTTGCAGGCTCAGTTCACTTCTTGCCTCAGGCAGACAGCTGATGGAAAGTATGTGATATCAGACTTGAGCTCGCAGGATAGGATGGTCATATCCCATATAACAGGTCTGTCTATGACAACCATCAGCCACTGGCTGGCCAATGTGAAATATCAGCTGAGACGGACAGGCAGAACAAAATTCATAAAGAACGCTGAATCTGGGCACCCAGTTTTCTACTGTAGTGAATGTGCTACACAGTTCCAAGCTCGCTCAACATACATCTGTCACCTTGAGTCACACCTTGGGTTTAAAATGAAAGACTTGGCCAAACTTACTTCTCCTCCTGGAAAACCTTTGCTTCCTTCTGTATCACTTGCTAGAGGAGGTCAAGATCAACTGCTAACAGTGCCAGCACTCTAAAAATccaatgttttttaaattaacatttaaattaacaagGTGTAATGctataatatataaaacaaactaaTTTAGCACTATATGCCAGGATATTTATTGGATGTTTAGATTACACAATTGGTTCATAATCTAAGGATtcataagcaaatatttatgcatttttaatacattaatattCACATTTGGCCTTAAGGGTAGGCTAAGCTCTATGGTCATAGATGTTATCATggtatttttaacattaaaaatattttcagaattGTAAAGGTGGCTACTGCCAACTTTACCAAACAAATACTAAACTATAACAGTATGTAaatttatatgttttaaaattatgtcTTAACATTCTTGAGTTGCTTTTCTTGACATTAAGTTTCTGCTCTTATGAGAAAAGAATGTACATTTGTACATAGATAAACTGTAATGTTATGAATCTCTCTCTCATGTTTACCAGTCCCAAAAGTTTGTtcatgcataaagaatgtgatttatttaaaattatatgatTAAAAAGTTGAATTAAATGTGTTAAGTCTTAAACCTTTTATTGTTGTTACAGACTTGCTTTTTTACAggtacattttcaaatattttaacattgttaaTTTTCAGTTTAACAAGATTCAAGAAGGCATCTGTTTTTTACatctataatgtaaaaaaaaagtaaaagcagTATGCTCAATTTCAGTAATCTTTGTTTATAGAAACACAAAATCTTCTGTTAGAAAAAAAGAACTGTGTGTCTCAAATCATTAGTCTCTATCAGACATTCAGTGGAGCCTGATTATCTGTGTTTCAATGTTTAAAACTTTGAATTGATGTACTCTGTGTTATATCAGTGATATCCTGAGCAGTGATACATACCTGATATCACTATTCTAATATAAAATGTTATGCCCCCTATTAAattagtcattaaaaaaaatgtccagaAAATTTGGTCAAAGTTTGTCATGGAGAGTGCATCATTTGACCGGTCAAGGTTTAAAATGTTAGAATCattaatggtttaaaatcaaaaatCTTAAAATCTCATCATGTGCTGAAATTTCTTTCTCTTTGAGGCAGATCCATGGACTCTTAGACCACTGACACTGATCGAGAGT encodes:
- the LOC127455889 gene encoding teashirt homolog 3-like, with translation MPRRKQQAPKRASAYDSENLKETTTQIEGIGSDCSVTKNKPQGKNDLEEVKNPVDEQDSSAELSSHDVDSESHISESSDPTSDAESISIKNKEDATRDFLKDSSEDSLCSSDSLEQMKAIYKSFLNNPYWSLLSLNSSQPYAEEQPANSSGSSSNNSSPGRNSIDWHQSAIAKTLQQMSQKQPIALEPSLFSTVQLYRQSTKLYGSIFTGASKFHCKSCSASYDTLLDLTVHMNETDHYSDDNHEGASKGTKSWSKPRKRSILEMEGKEDAQKVLRCMYCGHSFESLQDLSVHMIKTKHYQKVPLREPRTVIAAKVVSSFRKRVSVELDIGKSLQTTEKRSPYGGQASDILQMYSGQSFTNKEDSINQKGTPRGMQPKSQNFTCMECGISHDSLQQLSAHMMLTSHFVRVNQSSKKTDKPLSIQTVSTPPPKNKHKRAQSGMQSSTPRSATGIKDPSSCPSPTIKDSKNKMQVISSLKDHDCKASANASDAKEKFGMSSKSDYLTEGDLKESPKMDFDILKSLENTVTLAINKAQRGTPSWGGYQSIHAAYLLQNHLKPPLHNSPLKQSANGQEVQSLGKSLLVTPNTQPSAPSTVDHHAMDELEKMVTENDAEVEEERKDFNGQGSVKGKSLALSSPTEVTVGNTVEKNTLKHTQDFRKPPTSVSDLYDNSSLQSAHPEHKQPSVSPISALQSVMNLHLGKAAKPVRPVQDPMSMLLRMSNSMAERAALAAPSGHSMKLSQSHSNCHEIYGDQPIDLSKGKTEQCLKAATLPGKALSSSPSVSESAASKLFTPDSPLCENALSDISEMLHNLSDSQVLKPPTLLCRTEQSEIEGSHTSDDAEDMSVVYKRKGRQSHWKPQHLRILQAQFTSCLRQTADGKYVISDLSSQDRMVISHITGLSMTTISHWLANVKYQLRRTGRTKFIKNAESGHPVFYCSECATQFQARSTYICHLESHLGFKMKDLAKLTSPPGKPLLPSVSLARGGQDQLLTVPAL